The uncultured Eubacteriales bacterium region TCAGCGTCTGGCCTCAGCGCAGCAATCGTTTTCTTAAACCACTCCTCCCTGAATAACCCTGCGTCGCTTTCTTCACTCCTTCTGAATAATTTATCTTGACTTCCTGCCCAATCAACCGTATGATAAATCATCGCTTATAAAGCGAACTAACAAAAATGAGGTAATTACATGTTTCAAGACAAAACCATCGTCTGCAAGGATTGCGGCCAGGAGTTCACCTTTACTGCCAGCGAGCAGGAGTTTTTCGCAGAAAAAGGCTTTAATAACGAGCCCCAGCGTTGCAAGAGCTGCCGTAGCGCCCGCAAGGGCAACTCCCGTGATGGCCGCAGTGCGCGTCCCATGTTCGATGCCGTATGCTCTGAGTGCGGAAAGCCTTGTAAGGTTCCCTTCGAGCCGCGTGGCGACCGCCCCATTTATTGCAGCGATTGTTTCCGTAGATAACTTCCATCCTAAACGAGTGCGTCCTTTCGAGGGCGTGCTCGTTTTGTTTCTCTCCTTTCCAATCTTGTTCATTCGGCCTGCCCTTCCAGCGCCGCCTCGCCCCCTTGTTCTGTGGGCGGCCGACCCAGCCGGCGATGC contains the following coding sequences:
- a CDS encoding conserved hypothetical protein (Evidence 4 : Homologs of previously reported genes of unknown function), with product MFQDKTIVCKDCGQEFTFTASEQEFFAEKGFNNEPQRCKSCRSARKGNSRDGRSARPMFDAVCSECGKPCKVPFEPRGDRPIYCSDCFRR
- a CDS encoding hypothetical protein (Evidence 5 : No homology to any previously reported sequences), whose product is MIYHTVDWAGSQDKLFRRSEESDAGLFREEWFKKTIAALRPDADKAGDNNVHGTGQMTAVGLDLLSWPGVLLLFY